In Achromobacter spanius, the following proteins share a genomic window:
- a CDS encoding DUF1153 domain-containing protein translates to MSMKMEDDIKRWTAKRKSALVLDIIQGKTTVAEASRQYDLSPSEVEQWVDDGKRGMENALRANPQDVREQYERQLKDLQEAYGEAMLELRARKKLQSLLGEDEK, encoded by the coding sequence ATGAGCATGAAGATGGAAGACGACATCAAACGCTGGACGGCCAAGCGCAAGAGCGCGCTAGTGCTGGACATCATTCAAGGCAAGACCACCGTCGCCGAGGCCAGCCGCCAATACGACCTGTCGCCCTCAGAGGTCGAACAGTGGGTCGACGATGGCAAGCGGGGCATGGAGAATGCCTTGCGGGCCAATCCACAGGACGTGCGCGAGCAGTACGAGCGCCAGCTCAAGGACCTTCAAGAGGCCTACGGCGAGGCGATGCTGGAGCTTCGCGCGAGAAAAAAATTGCAGTCCCTGCTGGGCGAGGACGAGAAGTGA
- a CDS encoding IS3 family transposase, which produces MAHLLGFNKNTVQRVFQLMGWQVRKRPIGFRPRIQALPSVATRPNERWSTDLCRVWAGRDGWATLALVIDCHTRELLGWHLSRSGKACTAGSALEHALIARFGTLGRVPVPFLLRSDNGLVFTSRSYTALVRGYGLRQEFITPHCPQQNGMVERVIRTLKEQCAHRHRFETIQHASRVVGDWIRFYNHRRPHQALGMKTPAEAFALAA; this is translated from the coding sequence GTGGCGCATCTGTTGGGGTTCAACAAGAACACCGTGCAGCGCGTGTTCCAGTTGATGGGCTGGCAGGTCCGTAAGCGGCCCATCGGCTTCAGGCCCCGGATCCAGGCATTGCCGTCGGTGGCCACGAGGCCTAACGAGCGCTGGTCGACGGATCTGTGCCGCGTCTGGGCGGGTCGGGATGGCTGGGCGACGCTGGCGCTGGTGATTGACTGCCATACCCGGGAGTTGCTGGGTTGGCATCTGTCGCGCAGCGGCAAGGCCTGCACCGCAGGAAGCGCACTGGAACATGCCCTGATCGCCCGCTTTGGAACGCTGGGCCGCGTGCCTGTGCCATTCCTGCTGCGATCCGACAACGGGTTGGTCTTCACCTCTCGTAGCTATACAGCGTTGGTGCGAGGCTACGGGCTGCGCCAAGAGTTCATCACGCCGCACTGCCCGCAACAGAACGGGATGGTCGAACGCGTGATCCGCACGTTGAAAGAGCAATGCGCGCATCGGCATCGCTTCGAGACCATCCAGCACGCCAGCCGCGTTGTAGGGGACTGGATACGCTTTTATAACCACCGGCGCCCGCACCAGGCGCTCGGCATGAAGACCCCGGCTGAGGCATTTGCATTAGCCGCTTAA